Part of the Vigna unguiculata cultivar IT97K-499-35 chromosome 3, ASM411807v1, whole genome shotgun sequence genome, GACATGTCTTACTAATTCCCtcttatttgtaaattgtctCAACAAACTCAAGGTACTAGAATGACTATAGATAAAGCCAACAAGACTAACTCCTCTTTGAATTGTCTTCTTTATCAAAGGAAGCTTTCCAATGTCTTCAAGCATCAAATCTAACAATGGGCAACACAAGGATTCCAATAAAGATGAGATCTTTTCTCTTCTAACAACTTACCAGCCAACACATAATTGCTCCCATTATCTGTTATAACTTGAACAACGTTTTCTTCCCCAATCTCCTCCATAAGGGAATCAAGCATCTCAAATAGTTTTTCTCCTGTCTTCACAAAGTTTGAACCATCAATGGACTTGACAATCATTGTCCCTGCAGGGGAGCTCACCAAAAAGTTAATTAAGCATCATTGCTTTCGATTAGTCCATGCATCTGACATAATAGAACAACCATGTTTGCTCCATTGCAATTTATGATCTTGCAAAAACTTTTCCATATACTCAACTTCCTTGTTGAGAAGTGGAACTTTGATTTCATGATAACTAGGAGCGGGTAAATTAGGTCCATAAGCACCTATGGCATCAatcatattttgaaaacttttcaaCTTCACAAGGTTGAATGACAAGCCTGCTTGGTACCAAAATCGAGCAATATATTGATGAACCGAggcctttaaatttttgtcacaTGCTTGTTTGATGTTAGCTTGccttaatttttccttttttctcttctctattgcAGTAGTTGGATTTCTACAAAACATATCCAGTGGTCCTTTTCTTCCACCGTTATTTCTCCCTTTATCATTACTAGTCGTGGAAATTTCAACCTCATCT contains:
- the LOC114175231 gene encoding uncharacterized protein LOC114175231; the encoded protein is MIDAIGAYGPNLPAPSYHEIKVPLLNKEVEYMEKFLQDHKLQWSKHGTMIVKSIDGSNFVKTGEKLFEMLDSLMEEIGEENVVQVITDNGSNYVLADLMLEDIGKLPLIKKTIQRGVSLVGFIYSHSSTLSLLRQFTNKRELVRHVITRFATSYLSLQRLHQEKENLRKMFTSDEWSNNKLSKEAKGREATKIVLMPSFWNQVVFTFKVMAPLVHVLRLVDGESKAAMGYIYEAMEKAKEIIMKSFNNDENTMMYLQSLITHGHVNFIAPCMLLVTF